A region from the Aegilops tauschii subsp. strangulata cultivar AL8/78 chromosome 5, Aet v6.0, whole genome shotgun sequence genome encodes:
- the LOC109780404 gene encoding uncharacterized protein translates to MAIVHTYGKSDIFLTMTCNPNWEEISNELFPGQTAQDRPDLVARVFHGKLEAMKEMLFKKHILGVVVAIKVVKYLYKYVYKGHDRASFSIDQPDADGNIDEIKRYVDARWVTPPEVMWRIFGFPLCANSPSVLQFPLPLPNMHMVAFNEQVDLTNVVASENASKSMLTEYFTANQDHQWARNILYKDFPGSFTWQKGKKYWRPRVERYQIGQIVFTNPAEGERYYLHVLLNHVAGKTSFEDLLTVDGRLCGSFREAAERLGLIEAENTLDDCLTESMGKDIADFALPSIDNAFDPIGGEARQRLAYDEILDAVEQGDGGVSFVDGPGGTGKTFLYRALLAKLHQAEWDHQATEDGLTDTMDEATMSKRQVVEALDNSMRDIMGRRDRPFGGKTIVFGRDFRQLRLVTNMRAHNDTWFADYLLRVGNGTEEANDQGNIRLPEDICVPSTGEADDLEKLIDHVFPSLDDNMSDLNYMTSRAILSTMNDNIDKINIRMVERFRGEEVIYHSFDSAEDNPYGYYAPEFLNGLTPNGLPLHALKLKLNCNIILLRNFDPANGLCNGTRLVTLALQDPFCQGRWVPREAILAFLGTPIGLVHPEPACRARSRAGRGGALAFMEPQICGFAALPARSGLEPGRRSPVSSSGYG, encoded by the exons ATGGCAATTGTCCATACCTACGGGAAGTCTGACATCTTCTTGACCATGACCTGCAACCCTAACTGGGAAGAGATATCAAATGAGTTGTTTCCTGGTCAGACAGCGCAAGACCGACCTGATCTTGTGGCTCGCGTGTTCCATGGCAAGCTAGAGGCTATGAAGGAGATGTTGTTCAAGAAGCATATCCTGGGTGTTGTTGTCGC CATAAAGGTCGTCAAATACCTTTACAAGTATGTATACAAGGGCCATGATAGGGCTTCTTTCAGCATCGACCAGCCCGACGCCGATGGTAACATTGACGAGATCAAAAGATACGTGGACGCGAGGTGGGTTACTCCTCCGGAGGTGATGTGGAGGATATTCGGCTTCCCCTTGTGCGCCAACTCCCCGTCTGTCCTACAgtttcctcttcctctcccgAATATGCACATGGTGGCATTCAATGAGCAAGTTGACTTGACCAATGTCGTCGCCTCTGAGAATGCATCAAAATCCATGTTGACGGAGTATTTCACGGCTAACCAAGACCACCAGTGGGCTAGGAATATATTGTACAAGGATTTTCCTGGAAGCTTCACATGGCAGAAGGGTAAGAAATATTGGAGGCCGCGGGTGGAGCGTTATCAAATAGGTCAAATCGTGTTTACCAATCCGGCCGAGGGGGAGCGATACTATCTGCATGTGCTGCTAAACCATGTTGCGGGAAAGACATCCTTTGAGGACCTGCTCACCGTGGACGGTAGGTTATGTGGGAGCTTTAGAGAGGCTGCTGAAAGGTTGGGACTCATCGAGGCAGAAAACACGCTCGATGACTGTCTTACGGAG TCCATGGGTAAAGACATAGCTGATTTCGCTCTTCCAAGCATTGACAATGCGTTCGACCCAATAGGGGGCGAGGCCAGACAG AGGCTTGCATACGACGAGATACTAGATGCAGTTGAACAAGGTGATGGGGGTGTGTCCTTTGTTGATGGCCCGGGAGGTACAGGGAAGACCTTCCTGTACAGGGCGCTACTCGCCAAG CTTCACCAAGCAGAGTGGGACCACCAAGCTACCGAGGATGGCCTCACTGATACTATGGACGAGGCCACCATGAGTAAGCGACAGGTGGTCGAGGCACTCGACAACAGCATGCGCGACATCATGGGAAGACGGGACCGACCCTTTGGAGGAAAGACTATTGTTTTTGGCAGGGACTTCAGGCAG CTAAGGCTCGTCACCAACATGAGGGCTCATAATGACACCTGGTTTGCAGATTACTTGCTAAGGGTAGGAAATGGCACCGAGGAAGCTAACGATCAAGGAAACATACGACTCCCTGAAGATATTTGTGTGCCGTCGACAGGCGAAGCTGACGACCTGGAGAAGCTGATTGACCATGTATTTCCGAGTCTAGATGACAACATGTCTGATCTGAATTACATGACTTCTCGCGCAATCCTCTCCACCATGAATGACAACATCGACAAGATAAACATACGGATGGTAGAGCGTTTTCGGGGGGAAGAAGTAATCTACCATAGTTTTGACAGTGCAGAGGACAACCCATATGGCTACTACGCTCCGGAGTTCCTGAATGGATTGACTCCCAACGGTCTGCCTCTGCATGCACTCAAACTGAAGCTCAACTGCAATATCATACTTCTGAGGAACTTTGATCCAGCTAATGGACTGTGTAACGGGACGAGGCTTGTG ACGCTAGCTCTTCAGGACCCCTTCTGCCAGGGCCGTTGGGTCCCTCGTGAAGCAATCCTCGCCTTCCTCGGCACCCCCATTGGCCTTGTGCACCCCGAGCCCGCGTGCCGCGCCCGGAGCCGGGCTGGCCGAGGGGGTGCGCTCGCCTTCATGGAGCCTCAAATCTGTGGCTTCGCTGCCCTTCCTGCACGGTCTGGCTTGGAGCCTGGTAGGCGTTCCCCGGTCTCCTCCTCTGGTTATGGATAG